The Styela clava chromosome 11, kaStyClav1.hap1.2, whole genome shotgun sequence genome includes the window TTGTGTTATTGTATTTCGATGCTTATATGCCTGATTTGCCAAAACCGCATTCGCCGACAACAACAGTAGCAGGAAACTTGAATTTTCTATCTTTCAAATTAGATATTTCAACTTTGGCGTCGTTGATCTGTAACCAGTTTTGGTTGCCTGCGAGTTTCTTTCCCCGGTCCAATTATCGCTGATAAAGGCCAGGTTTAAACAAACATCCACTATTATACAACGATATCttaagccagtggttctcaaactttttttgctcaCGGCGCtcaaagcaaataaaaaaaaatttgcgccacacttgtaaaaaataaagttgGCTTTAAACGAATTATTCTGCAAATGTTAATGCGATGTgtgtgcctgttttgagaaacaattgaaaaaagGTTCCGTCGCTcctttttttgcttttaatttcagCCATAGCAGATAATACGTTTTTACAGAGTCATGAAGATGCAAATGAATAGATTattttgcaccgatgattgGATAAAACTTATAAGGCGGTAAGACTCGCCCAAAACTGTTTCCCTGTTAATCTAACCTGAGCACGCAAGTCAATATACTAATACTGTATGCGACAGTCTCACAAGCTTACCTGTTGCATGCATagcttattttctaaaattccaaaaatCTCCGCGGCACACTGTTTGAGAAACGCTGTCTTAGGCCGTCGGCCTTCCCTTGGATAAACATAAAATTCCTATCCTTTTCCTAATATATACCGCATGCTACTCTATTGGTATTGGGAGGTATTACAGTGCACATAACCATACTGGCCGTGTTTGTATCTATTTTGTTTGTATTATCTGTGTGATGAACTGATTAGCAAAGCGCCTTTATATGTAGATACATACAGGAGGccaaaaagtttcgcccgattttatgataataacaaatgtaaattaaaataaatttattgtatgaTAATAGATAGGCACAACATCCAACATCTATAACATCAAATTCAATACAGGCTGACTGTAAATCtttttacaattaaaaaataaattatcattcGATTTTAAAGACTTTATGACcgggcgaaactttttggacGCGCGTAATTTAAAATAGGTGTAAACTATGCAATATTATTGGACGCGACGTGGATCCAtggattgtttcaatatttttttgttgttgtcattatcttagtatttttcttcttcttgttgtgaAAGAATCACTTTTCTCATTAATttctggaccaattgctttgaaatctcCGATGGTTGAAGATGCATGGAGTCTATCTTTACATTAACGACAGTCTCAGGATTTTCCAAAAATCCTCTGGATACTTGAACGTTTCCAATATACGAATTTATTAGTGTGAATATTTTGTTTCtacattcatattcaattttaggCTTTCTATTTTCATGTTGTGGTTAGACCCCATCCAGAGTGTCGCTGTTCAataaccagtactggttttTCTGACGTCTTCCTCCACCCTGAAATGCTatttattcttcttttattCTACTTCGTAAGGTACATCCTTACGTATTTTCAGCATTGGTGAAATTACTGTATTGTTcgctagagggctattacttttatttatttcgaaacTCCCTGTGACCTGTAAGtgattttgtgtgatgacctctttaagattaataaaaattatttgtagcggttcTGCAAACTCATCCGCGCTGCGCGAAATTCGGAAGTTTTTGACCGTACCTTATACTAGTTAAGGTGCACCACTGCTTCGCTTTGGACTTCGTCTCCacatatttaagcattgctcaCTTGtaattattaatatggtgtggcataATGTTATTTAGTTTGATCATTTACTAAGCGTCATAACTTACGTTTctcttttctaattttattttgtctgCGTGAATGTGTCAGCGGAcacttaccgtgtttccccgaaaataagacctagcccgaattttgaaaatgattttaatataagccctccgattaaaataagacctagtcgacaGCGCAGATTTCTTTTTGTCTCCTActcgttttaaatgattaatctaaaacgTGTGAGAGAGGGAACGGTTCAATTGCCTGAGGTAACGTGTGGGTCACGCCACTATTCATATTTTGTGAGTTTGAAAATCTCGTagttctctactttgtaattttatcCTTGATAaggaaaataaaagacatccctcCAAAACAAGTCCTAGCGTTATTTTACTGAAGTTGAAATAAGACCGTCTTATATTCGGGGAACCAcgatattacttattttgacaACGACATTaaatctaaaatctgtacgtttttTGTTTGAATCagttgtatttattttgtttttatcaatcatctTGTCGttttttatgctgattatggagtcaaaataaaataactcattGCAACTGAATATCGAAGTCATACCTCAAACTGCTATACGCCACCTAGTGATCTGAAAAGCCGGGGAAACATAATTCTGAGTTCATGCATTTGTAAACAAATCAATGGCTAACAAATCCCATacacgacatggactggtaaccggacgattGGCCGTGGTAAgccatatgattgagtcgtcttatcggctttcctctcccccgggataaatgttTAAATCCTATTCTAGTATGGGATTACTTATCAGCCCGAAGGCCTAATACTATCGCGTGTTTTGTTCAATTTTGGCCCAAGCCTAATTCAATTGGGTTTGTGTTTTTGCGTGTGCTGGTGTGCAGGCACATGATATCTATCATGTTATAAacttttattggacacgtagtggacataacgatcgtttcaatattatgttgttcttgttctttgacacgttttcaAAAAGTCGCtcttctcttcgaatactggaccaattgccttgaaattttcagtgattaaagataaaaattttctccagaaggctattactttttttttcgctatgacgtcatcaaaattatgtgactctacgtgtccatatatttgagcatagctctcttgtataaATTTAGCTTGCCccccagaattctccatttttaaataatgtttttattatgaagttttgaaataaactaCCGGTACTCATCTATCTAgttcaggggttctcaacctttgtTCTGGTAAGTACCCATCCGGCCCGCCCCGCCCCaagagtcacgaaacaatcaaagGGAACCCCCAataatcagacaccaaacaaagttgtgatatattgactgacAAATTGCTGCAACGACAACTGCTGTAACTATTCGTGTATCGTGCTGTATCTATTAGTGTTGATGTTATTGCCCTTGTCCTCCACCCAAGACCCAACTAATGAATTCTTGAAATCACTCTCAAGTTTCGATGAGCACATCACTTTCTGCAATGCTCGCAGCGCATTGTCttttgagatttcacagtttggctGAAAAGCCGtgcatttcacattgttgcgtcacaatcacaacaacgttAGATCAGTGAAAATTAACGCTGAGTTTCAATTGGCATTCATTTTCATCTGGTAGTTACTTAGTTTTCCTTTGTTaaaagatattgaaaaaaaaaaaactcgactgccatccaagtacccctggaaatcttctcgtgcacccctgggggttcgcgaaccccaggttgagatcCCCATCAAGTAACACCTCATATATAGTTAGAGGGCTCCAGCAAAACTCTCAAAGTTACCTGTAATTATCTCTGGCGGGAATAGTGCTTCTAAAACTAAACACACATATTGCTTCAGATATAATGCTGAGTATTGGGAATGAACGAGAGGAATATGAAAAAACATGATTATCAATGATTTACAAAGAAACATTTGATTCAGCAAGAACTGTTAAGTATGAGAGACATTGAAAAATAGTAAAGGTATATAGCACCAATGAAAATGTTGACATTTGGATATCTATATCAGGAATATTGAGATAAAGTATATTTCAAGCATATTCCACTGCAGTGCAAATAAGGATTgagtttttttgaaaattgggaAATATATAGTGAATGAaaggtactccagaagtatgtgtaccatgttagggccatagttttattcataTTTCCCTTATTTTggtcctattacgagttcggggactgtctgtgtgaGCCTAgggaatataccccctgcccatgggcttctgtccctttacacaacttgaattaggcaggtgaacaaaattagttaccctaatattggtacacatacttctggagcgccgaaaaaaTAGAATATAGCACCAATGAATATGTTGACACTTGGATGTCTATATCAAGAATACTGAGATGCACAGGGTATCCATAAAGTCTCAATTTCATTATGAAGTTAGTTCTCAATAAATGTTGACCAGATTTGTTGTTCttaaatcagtaattgttcaattattttaacttcatttaatacatctgtgagggccaaaacaatatataatatcgataaattccctttgtaaatcaaaaaaatcAGACTTTAAAGACAccctatattttaaaacacactTTACTTCTGTGCAAATATTAATTAAGAAGCGAAAATTTCGGaactaaatattgaatgaaagtattgttattcaaaaaattcCTGAAAAATGTCGAAAAATAGTAAAAGCACTGAACACGCACAGGCACAACACTGTGGAGTTGATTAGGAAAGGAAAGTGCTTCCTACAATATACCCAGttgtgggattcagccggttctatagaaccgtaaATAGAGTATAGACTCAAAATTTTATCAgttcagcgaaccggttagcattacagaaaaaaaacattactttttgtaacagaaccggctgaaaaatatggctTTTGTCATGGAactggctgacaaaaaaattgaatcccaccactgattaTACACCAGGTGCAGATAAGCTTGGCAGTCCATGGAAAGTGAGGGAGTCATTCATTTAGCATTTACGGTTTCAAAATTAGAGGGAAATTCCATATGATTAATAACAGTTGCATTTAAACTAGAACTCTCGAAAATCGAACTTTTCAAAAGTGGCCCATATTAACAAGAGTTTGCCATATTTTTTGATGGCCCACAAATTTAAAAACATGTCTGCGAAGCTAAGTATAATGAAATCACAGAATCCAACCTGATGATATAATATGTGCACcatagaataaaaaattgaaaaatgtgaaacaaataaatttcatgTACCAGTTAAAAAACATAAGTAATATTCTGTTACCGCTCCAACATTAATTTTATAACCAGTTGTTTTCTAACACAGTATGTTCCCCAACATTTTTTGGGGGGGAAATGGGGGTGTTTCCAAATTTTAGGATGGTAGATATTTTATTGGGGGGTTGATCACCCCCCGTATAAAGAAAAACTGATCGGAATAAAAAAGTACCAATCAAAATGAGTGGCGATTGCAGAAAAGTATTCAACTGTATCGCTAGTTCAAAATACGAAAAGCAGTAccagaaaaaacaaataactaataaGTATTTAATTTTCACACTGAGGAACACTGCTACTGTACCTGTAAAGTTGTTGCCTATTTGTAATTAATTTGTTTAAAACATGGTTCGCTCACTCAAAAGTAGAGAAAAAAAGCAGACTCATCCTGGagtctgagcaaagttatgttTAGCCCCTGAAATGCTAAAAGCTGGAGTGAGAGCTAGCTAGCCCACTTATATTTTACGAAGATCAAGTAACACTGAATGGCGCTATATAATTATCCCAACCCGTATTTGACATGATAAAGACAAAATTTACAGCAgctgaaaattaaataattgcatttatcaaaaaaatgtacagaataaaagttgaaaaaaaaattgtcagaataagaattaaaaattcaaaatttgatatgTTTGGCTGTATATAGGCTACATTGTAGCAATTAAATTGCAGTGATAAACTAAGAGAGGACTTTTCATAATATCTTAATGGAGAGGAGGGCCGACTGGATGGCTTACTCATATTTCAAACCATGTCCTCTCGTCTAGCAGGACATCCAGTAATTTGTTCTAAAATTTCACCTTAAcacattggttctcaaactggggtccaCAGTCCCTTAGGGTCCGCGAAGCGACTTTAGGGGGACCGCGAGACAACTTTAACCTCGGCACAGAAGCACTgtgatttgaagtaaaattttgataGTGTTTCTCCAAAGCACGACACGCTCTACCGAAGACATTATTACGTATAACAAACGTTGGAGAACGTGTCAAGTACCGTAAATCAGAGCGCATTGTTTATGGAAGGCGTGTGCGTCTGGTTGTAAATCTTCACAGGGTAATTTAAAAATACCCCtgccataaaaaataaatttagatataAAATTCTGCCGTGATAAGTTCTGAAGGAAAAAAAAAACCACAGTGGCAGAGATGGCGCTAAAAATGCTTATTCCATTTGCAACAACTTACGAATGTGAGACAGCTTTTTCTACGTTACTCgctattaaaacaaaatgttgaaacagaATGGACACAATATGAGAGTTGCATCATCCAAAACAGAATCCAAGTTGGAAGAACTATTGGAAGCCAAGCAGGCGTACCCATCTCATCGAACTGTTTCAATatcattcaataaataaatgctTGAAATACCGCGTTGCTATTTGCTTTCATTTCTTTAGTGGGCCGCGAGTAATCAGAAAAATTAAAAGGGAACCGTtatgcataatttttgaaaaagtttgagaaccactgccttaaCAGCTAGTAGGACTGGCCGGAGGCGTCGAAAATGTTGGTTTTTAatagtcttgagggtctaaaaagtgtttcatcCCACGAAGAATTTCTATGcatgatacaaaaaaattctattttttacattttagaaGGGGGGTGGGGGAGGGGATGAATACCCAACATCCCCCTTCTTCAACCCTGCCCATGTATTTGAGGCTGAAAAAGTTGAAACTTTGAGGATTTTCCTATTTATCTCTGGAGAGAAAAAGTAATAAGATTGGCTAATCAGATAGCAAAACACATCCTCTCTATCTGATTTACTAGCTAGGGAGTGAATGGAAGAGCACATGAAATATTAATCAGCTAATTAAGAAAATTGTTCTAGATTTGatattacaaacaaattttgagttgaaattttacaaaaattatgtACCAGTCATGGCTATATAGATATGGAAATTTTGTTCATACGTGATGGCCTTCTGCTAAATGGATTGGATATGGTGTTCTCTAGAAAGGTTCCACAAGAGTGATTTACGATGACATCATACTGTTGTAGTAGTGAATTTGAATTTATCCCAAACCAAAGCAATATATCCATAAATAGGGGCGCCAAGTTGGGAAACAGTGCTTGAGGTAGATACATAAATGTGATGTTTTTCTTGCatctagggctgtccaagcgaaccaaatattcaaaagcgaatcgcaaattattcgaagcGTTTTTGGTACATAATGCACCTCACGACCATCTTTTCACCGAGCAAGCAAAAACGTATTTCTATCGATTTCTTTGCTATAAAACGGTTTCTCTCCGGTGACATGTAATTATCCATTTCATGCATGAtcataaatgaaaagttatcgTTAACAAAGATTTAAAGATGACGTTTTTTGATAGAACACAAGGAGAAAAGGGCAATTTAATAATATCACCAACGGCGtcctataaatagaatcgatttttAGCTGCTGAGTTAGTAATCACAGGAAAATTTGGAggtccaatattttttttttaatagaattCTAATGACAATACTTTGTACTGTATTACTCATCTATTACtttgacaaataattgcactttTGCATGTTGATAGCTGCTGTAAAAACATGGTCATCAAACTAGCTCTAGAATTCCCGAAATacaattctaaattttttgGGCAACAGTTATTACTTATCTATCtcaagtatgttgataggtatttgtctgtttgtctgttagatgaacgcgatatctcacgaaggcgaggttgaatctgctccaaattttacatgtacattcatcatatctcggatcagaagcctattgattttggatgaattatgtcgtataattagcgagttattatttaattagagATGGGAGACGCGGTGTCACCAtggagtcatgaatcgaaactgcagtttcgatcgataagttttcGGTTTGCGACCGATATTCTTGTATCTATATTAttagttgtttatcattttgctgaaaatcaCACAAGTCTGTGCAATTTCCAACTTCCAAAACTCGATAGTTTTAGAATCCCTAATTTTTTGACCATTTCAAGGAGGCTTGTGATCTACTCTTATAACTCTGAAAACATAGTTATGCAATAATTTAGATGTAACTGCAAATACGTTATCACAATATCGAAGAGGAAGTTTTTATTGTGCAATAGAGACAAATTTGgaattgcgcaataatattcggttcgattcgagaaaaatatttgattggaatcaaagaaaatattcggttttggacagccctacttGCATCCACTCTTGATTTGATGGCGTTCCACAGTTTTGTAACTAAAAATTGTCACATGAACACTCTAGGTGTATTATGTGATTCTGTGAGTAATTTACAATGACTTAAGATGTTTGTTGATAGTAAATTTGTTCAGCGATCCGCCACCAGAAGCAAACTCGCCCGAGGAGGGTGTTTTTCCAACCCTTATGCGAGATGAGGATAACATACAACACCATTGCACATCAAATTTCATTTATCGTCTATTCGATGGACCAGCTGATAAATCTTCTCTTGACGTGTACGGGGGAGGCGGGGTGGAAATACGCTTGTTCGGATCCTCTTCACTTTGGGGAGAAGATGGGGGTGGGTGTAACAACGCAGGCATGATTGGTTCACTGTTATTACCCCCTGAAGGAGGCCCGGGATACCCAGGTGGCACAAGGGATTCCCCTTGTATTAATATATATTGCCCATTGCCAAGTTCCACAAGTTGTGGTCGTCCAGAAGAATAAAAAACCTGTCCGTGATTGCGTTTTGGAATGCAACATATCGCAGCACAGCAGAAAGCAGCGtgaacaatattaataataaaaccaGCTGACGCTATGATACTTAAAAACACATACACAGCTAAAAGTGTAGATACATTGGGGAACGCTGCTAGTATGGACATAATAAACATCACACACATAAATATACAGGAAATAATACTCAGGGCCATGTTAATTCTGATGATACAAGCGGATGATTGACGGTTGACACGAACTCCAGCGATCCCAgaaaatataagaaatattcCGCACCATAAACCTGGAAAAAAAAAGACGTTTAGTAAGAGGACCACAGAATACCATGAATGTATTTACAGCACATAATTATCACCCTTCAATATACAGGGTGAtcgctagaaaagcagaaaatttgaggGTCAGATGAGAATGCGTGCTTATTTATTTTCCCATACTTTTTTT containing:
- the LOC120328779 gene encoding uncharacterized protein LOC120328779 is translated as MHTRPHILDTYARVMAMQGVTMTMNSHTRGQKVERRRYKRTLYWFGFIEIILGIASCSVCIVGLVIASVHWKNSMISTSSGLWCGIFLIFSGIAGVRVNRQSSACIIRINMALSIISCIFMCVMFIMSILAAFPNVSTLLAVYVFLSIIASAGFIINIVHAAFCCAAICCIPKRNHGQVFYSSGRPQLVELGNGQYILIQGESLVPPGYPGPPSGGNNSEPIMPALLHPPPSSPQSEEDPNKRISTPPPPYTSREDLSAGPSNRR